From a region of the Actinopolymorpha singaporensis genome:
- a CDS encoding dihydrofolate reductase family protein: protein MTKVICNQSISADGYAAGPNQTEQRPFGDDGGDGWGDKLHSWMFEASEENRTEIDQIAAPGACIMGRNMFGPVRGEWDRDWKGWWGDNPPFHAPVFVLTHYPRAPQPMDGGTTYYFVTDGIESALKQAREAAGNGDVMIQGGANTIDQYLAAGLIDELRLHIVPITLGAGARLFDGVPPLDLEQVESRSATSVTHVTYRVLR, encoded by the coding sequence ATGACCAAAGTGATCTGTAACCAGTCGATCTCGGCCGACGGCTACGCGGCCGGGCCCAACCAGACCGAGCAGCGCCCGTTCGGTGACGACGGCGGCGACGGCTGGGGCGACAAGCTGCACTCCTGGATGTTCGAAGCTTCCGAGGAGAACCGGACCGAGATCGATCAGATCGCGGCGCCCGGGGCATGCATCATGGGCCGCAACATGTTCGGTCCGGTGCGTGGGGAGTGGGATCGGGACTGGAAGGGCTGGTGGGGCGACAACCCGCCGTTCCACGCTCCCGTCTTCGTGCTCACCCACTATCCGCGCGCGCCGCAACCGATGGACGGCGGCACGACGTACTACTTCGTCACCGACGGAATCGAGTCCGCACTCAAGCAGGCGCGCGAGGCTGCAGGGAACGGCGATGTGATGATTCAGGGCGGTGCGAACACTATCGACCAGTACCTCGCCGCGGGCCTGATCGACGAGCTACGGCTGCACATCGTGCCCATCACGCTCGGCGCCGGCGCGCGGCTGTTCGACGGAGTCCCGCCGCTCGACCTGGAGCAGGTGGAGTCACGGTCAGCCACCTCGGTCACCCACGTGACCTATCGCGTGCTGCGCTGA
- a CDS encoding GNAT family N-acetyltransferase: protein MDIAGLTKKLAIAPGVVVPRTLDHERVHAHAITRDDLEADVAGINTSLELIRRTRGGSWPTRPVTLEGNYVDLVWHEAEFRDDKSYTYVLTNPHHGYIGCVYLYPLGVRRQLTVEMLRHDVDVSWWVTPSAYEAGLYTATFEALQCWLGDELPFAAPFYSNVEIPR from the coding sequence ATGGACATCGCCGGACTGACCAAGAAGCTCGCTATCGCCCCCGGAGTCGTAGTGCCACGGACCCTCGATCATGAACGAGTCCACGCTCACGCCATCACCCGCGACGACCTCGAAGCCGACGTGGCCGGGATCAACACCAGTCTGGAGTTGATCCGGCGCACACGCGGCGGGTCCTGGCCCACCCGGCCTGTCACCCTCGAAGGCAACTACGTGGACCTGGTCTGGCACGAAGCCGAGTTTCGTGATGACAAGTCCTACACCTACGTGCTCACCAATCCCCACCACGGATACATCGGATGCGTGTACCTGTATCCCCTGGGCGTGCGTCGACAACTGACGGTGGAAATGCTGCGCCACGACGTCGACGTGAGCTGGTGGGTCACCCCGTCCGCCTACGAGGCTGGCCTGTACACCGCCACGTTCGAAGCCCTTCAATGCTGGCTCGGCGACGAACTCCCTTTCGCAGCGCCGTTTTACTCCAACGTGGAGATCCCGCGCTGA
- a CDS encoding dihydrofolate reductase family protein produces the protein MRNIISSTFVSLDGVVNHMDRWHFDYVDDESNALALEQLRAADAMLMGRKTYEVYAGAWPGRDGEYAETINAIPKYVVSTTLTEPTWQNTTVLAGDLIEQVHKLRAQGGASILMHGYGPLAKTLLRANLLTELHLWVHPHLAGVGDQSDLIIDQGLNKKLKLTANRTLDSGVVVLTLRNPDA, from the coding sequence ATGCGGAACATCATCAGCTCGACGTTCGTCAGCCTCGACGGAGTCGTGAACCACATGGACAGGTGGCACTTCGATTACGTGGACGATGAATCGAACGCTCTGGCGCTGGAACAGCTCCGCGCCGCCGACGCGATGCTGATGGGCCGCAAGACCTATGAGGTCTACGCCGGCGCCTGGCCCGGAAGAGACGGGGAGTACGCCGAGACGATCAACGCCATCCCCAAGTACGTCGTCTCCACGACCCTCACCGAGCCCACCTGGCAGAACACGACGGTTCTCGCCGGCGATCTCATCGAGCAGGTGCACAAACTGCGTGCTCAGGGTGGCGCCTCGATACTGATGCACGGCTACGGGCCGCTGGCCAAGACGCTCCTGCGTGCGAACCTTCTCACCGAGCTGCATCTGTGGGTTCATCCCCACTTGGCCGGAGTCGGCGACCAGAGTGACCTCATCATCGACCAGGGGCTCAACAAGAAGCTCAAGCTGACGGCCAACCGGACCCTCGACTCCGGAGTCGTCGTACTCACCCTCCGCAACCCCGACGCGTAG
- a CDS encoding FG-GAP repeat protein, translated as MTLALPNQDMNGTPTGADHGDVVVGAPGENHAAGAIHVFHGTDGATAGDSAGRYEDQWTSQDTPGVAGGSEPNDRFGAAVVTGDFNGDECADAAVGVPGEDGSAGAVNVFYGARGTGLLVATANTMLLEGTASIPGPRRAGERFGSVLAIGDLNDDGITDLAIGAPGDVDSGVAAGAVFVVYGDAAGLNEGPARAVRLAQSSALFPGAPEVSDRFGASLAVGDFAGDGIDDLAIGVPGENANSGGVVVVPGNHGGALTGAGSRFWSQNSAGVVGAAEPDDGFGTALDAGAVTLDGREDLVVGIPGENRSGAIAILFGSATGLTSTGNQYWSQNTPSVTGTAEAGDQFGFAVAVGRISAGTAEHPNAEDVAVGVPGDRVGGVPAAGAVQIFFDVPNGPPSATGDAEMLVSQDTPQVPGAAETGDRFGASLAIVNLSTDYPGDGQDLLVGAPGETVSGVRHAGVFHDFIAGAFPRDPVVVPNWRQFNKALSAGTIEVKGPLEPEGAFGAALGNPGRP; from the coding sequence GTGACCTTGGCCTTGCCGAACCAGGACATGAACGGTACGCCCACCGGTGCCGACCACGGAGATGTCGTGGTCGGCGCACCAGGGGAGAACCACGCCGCCGGCGCGATCCATGTCTTCCACGGCACTGACGGGGCCACCGCCGGTGACAGCGCCGGCAGGTACGAGGATCAGTGGACCAGCCAGGACACGCCCGGGGTTGCCGGCGGCTCGGAGCCGAACGACCGGTTCGGGGCGGCCGTAGTCACCGGTGATTTCAACGGTGACGAGTGTGCTGACGCCGCAGTCGGTGTCCCGGGTGAGGACGGTTCCGCTGGTGCAGTCAACGTGTTCTACGGTGCTCGCGGCACGGGGCTTCTCGTCGCCACTGCGAACACGATGCTGCTGGAGGGAACGGCGTCGATCCCTGGTCCGCGTCGCGCGGGTGAGCGTTTCGGTTCGGTGCTGGCGATCGGGGATCTCAACGACGACGGGATCACCGACCTGGCCATCGGCGCACCGGGCGATGTGGACAGCGGTGTCGCCGCGGGTGCGGTGTTCGTCGTCTACGGCGACGCAGCCGGGCTGAACGAGGGCCCCGCCCGTGCGGTGCGTCTGGCCCAGTCGTCCGCTCTCTTCCCGGGGGCCCCGGAGGTGTCGGACCGGTTCGGTGCCAGCCTCGCGGTCGGCGACTTCGCCGGAGATGGGATCGACGACCTGGCGATCGGTGTCCCCGGGGAGAACGCGAACTCCGGTGGTGTGGTCGTCGTACCGGGCAACCACGGTGGTGCTCTCACCGGCGCCGGATCGAGGTTCTGGTCCCAGAACAGCGCCGGCGTCGTCGGAGCCGCCGAACCCGATGACGGTTTCGGCACCGCCCTCGATGCTGGTGCTGTCACCCTGGACGGCCGCGAGGACCTGGTGGTCGGAATCCCAGGGGAGAACCGCAGCGGGGCCATCGCGATCCTGTTCGGATCGGCGACCGGGCTTACATCCACGGGGAACCAGTACTGGTCGCAGAACACCCCGAGTGTCACCGGAACTGCCGAGGCCGGGGACCAGTTCGGCTTCGCCGTCGCAGTAGGGCGAATCTCCGCCGGGACCGCGGAACATCCGAACGCTGAGGACGTCGCTGTCGGTGTTCCAGGCGACCGCGTCGGCGGTGTGCCGGCGGCCGGGGCGGTCCAGATCTTCTTCGATGTCCCCAACGGTCCTCCCAGCGCCACCGGAGACGCAGAAATGCTCGTCAGCCAGGACACCCCCCAGGTGCCAGGAGCCGCGGAGACCGGCGACAGGTTCGGCGCCTCCCTCGCCATCGTGAACCTGAGCACCGACTACCCTGGCGACGGCCAGGACCTTCTGGTCGGGGCACCCGGCGAGACAGTCTCCGGTGTCCGCCACGCCGGTGTCTTCCACGACTTCATCGCCGGCGCGTTCCCCCGTGATCCGGTTGTCGTTCCCAACTGGAGGCAGTTCAACAAGGCCCTCTCAGCCGGCACCATCGAAGTCAAAGGACCCCTCGAGCCAGAAGGAGCCTTCGGCGCCGCTCTCGGCAACCCGGGCCGGCCCTGA
- a CDS encoding DoxX family protein produces the protein MNIALWAVASVLALVFAASGFSKLALSREALVAKGYGWAADFTPSQVRLIGLLEVLGAVGLVGPPALRVAEMLSPAAAVGLAVLMAAAVVVHVRRRETAHLAVPLTLAIIPAVLAVLRLGPYGF, from the coding sequence ATGAACATCGCTCTGTGGGCTGTCGCATCCGTGCTGGCCCTCGTCTTCGCGGCGTCGGGCTTTTCGAAGCTGGCTCTCTCGCGCGAGGCGCTCGTCGCGAAGGGCTACGGATGGGCCGCGGACTTCACTCCTTCGCAGGTCAGGCTCATCGGCCTGCTCGAAGTGCTGGGTGCGGTAGGGCTGGTGGGGCCACCTGCGCTGCGCGTTGCGGAGATGCTGAGTCCGGCCGCCGCCGTCGGACTCGCCGTCCTGATGGCCGCGGCGGTCGTCGTGCACGTGCGGCGCAGGGAAACCGCACATCTCGCCGTACCACTCACCCTGGCGATCATCCCCGCCGTGCTGGCGGTGCTGCGCCTCGGGCCGTACGGCTTCTGA
- a CDS encoding DHA2 family efflux MFS transporter permease subunit yields MSQSPAHAAPKNDKIDADVLKVAGVVVLGAIMSILDITVVNVALPTFQTIFGTREEPLSYSHVAWTVTAYTLALATVIPLTGWAADRFGTKRLYMVAVALFTAGSALCAIAGSIDMLIAFRVLQGLGGGMLMPLGMTIMTRAAGPRRMGRLMAILGVPLLLGPILGPILGGWLIENASWHWIFLINLPIGLAALVYAAVVLPKDSPEPSESFDFLGMLMMSPGLALLLFGISSLPAENGDFTAPRVWVSMLTGVVLIVGFVFHTFRPAHPLLDLRLFRNRNLTVSVMTVFLFSAAFVGGLLLVPTYYQQIRGESTLHAGLLVAPQGIGAMLTMPIAGRLSDRIPVGRIVPFGLVALVAGMFGLTQIHADTSYALLIAELFVMGLGMGATMMPLMTSALKTLKHHEVARGSTLLNITQQVANSVGVAVMSVVLTNHLNDSPVIPGTETMAGLDGGLTESQAGILSNTRPELVASLRLPSELITHGLDQAAQAFAGTYWVAWALVVLTLVPALMLPRRREPSHLQSDDVQTAPTHTH; encoded by the coding sequence ATGAGTCAGTCGCCTGCCCACGCGGCCCCGAAGAACGACAAGATCGACGCTGACGTGCTGAAGGTGGCCGGTGTCGTGGTCCTCGGGGCGATCATGTCGATTCTCGACATCACTGTGGTCAACGTGGCCCTGCCGACGTTCCAGACCATCTTCGGCACTCGCGAGGAGCCGCTGTCGTACTCCCATGTGGCATGGACGGTGACGGCGTACACCCTGGCGCTCGCCACGGTGATCCCCCTGACCGGATGGGCCGCGGACCGGTTCGGCACCAAACGCCTCTACATGGTGGCGGTCGCGCTGTTCACCGCCGGGTCGGCGTTGTGTGCGATAGCCGGCTCCATCGACATGCTGATCGCTTTCCGAGTGCTGCAGGGACTGGGTGGCGGAATGCTGATGCCGCTTGGCATGACGATCATGACCCGGGCGGCCGGGCCTCGTCGCATGGGCAGGCTCATGGCGATCCTCGGAGTACCGCTGCTGCTCGGGCCGATCCTCGGGCCGATCCTCGGCGGTTGGCTGATCGAGAACGCCAGCTGGCACTGGATCTTCCTGATCAACCTGCCGATCGGCCTGGCGGCGCTCGTCTACGCCGCGGTCGTCCTTCCCAAGGACAGCCCGGAGCCGTCGGAGTCCTTCGACTTCCTCGGCATGCTGATGATGTCCCCTGGACTTGCCCTCCTCCTGTTCGGCATCTCCTCGCTGCCGGCGGAGAACGGCGACTTCACCGCGCCACGTGTCTGGGTCTCGATGCTCACCGGGGTGGTCCTGATCGTCGGCTTCGTGTTCCACACCTTCCGGCCGGCGCATCCGTTGCTGGACCTTCGGCTCTTCCGGAACCGCAACCTCACCGTCTCGGTGATGACGGTCTTCCTGTTCTCTGCCGCATTCGTCGGCGGGCTGCTCCTCGTACCGACCTACTACCAGCAGATCAGGGGCGAGAGCACGCTGCACGCCGGGCTTCTCGTTGCACCACAGGGAATCGGCGCCATGCTGACCATGCCGATCGCCGGTCGGCTCTCCGACAGGATACCGGTGGGCCGGATCGTCCCGTTCGGGCTCGTCGCCCTCGTCGCCGGAATGTTCGGCCTGACGCAAATCCACGCCGACACGTCGTACGCCCTGCTGATCGCCGAACTGTTCGTCATGGGCCTCGGCATGGGCGCGACGATGATGCCCCTGATGACCTCGGCGCTGAAGACGCTCAAGCACCACGAGGTCGCACGCGGCTCGACTCTGCTGAACATCACCCAGCAGGTGGCCAACTCGGTCGGCGTGGCCGTGATGTCGGTGGTCCTCACCAACCACCTCAACGACTCCCCGGTCATCCCCGGCACCGAGACGATGGCGGGCCTCGACGGTGGACTGACGGAGAGCCAGGCGGGGATCCTGTCCAACACCCGGCCCGAACTGGTCGCCTCCCTCAGGCTCCCCTCAGAGCTGATCACCCACGGCCTGGACCAGGCGGCTCAGGCGTTCGCAGGCACCTACTGGGTCGCCTGGGCCCTCGTGGTACTCACCCTGGTCCCCGCCCTGATGCTGCCTCGGCGGCGCGAGCCTTCCCACCTGCAGTCCGACGACGTGCAGACCGCGCCGACACACACGCACTGA
- a CDS encoding GNAT family N-acetyltransferase encodes MITLETPRLILRRWREEDVAPMAAVNADPEVMRWIRDGSVRDEQQTRDGIQAWESEWEAQGFGLFAVEIRCTGELAGFTGLSVPHFLPEVLPAVEAGWRLGRSHWGRGLATEAAAAAVRFGFEDRGLDRIISIAQVGNDASERIMTKVGMHPFRETVNPTCGRRVRVFELSSDRYLKSTR; translated from the coding sequence ATGATCACGCTCGAGACTCCCCGTTTGATCCTGCGTCGCTGGCGGGAGGAAGACGTTGCGCCCATGGCTGCCGTCAATGCCGACCCGGAGGTCATGCGGTGGATCCGTGACGGCAGCGTCCGTGACGAACAGCAGACGCGCGACGGGATCCAGGCATGGGAGAGCGAGTGGGAGGCACAGGGCTTCGGCCTGTTCGCCGTGGAGATCCGGTGCACTGGCGAGCTGGCCGGGTTCACCGGCCTTTCGGTACCCCACTTCCTGCCGGAGGTACTGCCGGCGGTTGAGGCCGGCTGGCGGCTGGGACGTTCCCACTGGGGACGGGGCTTGGCCACCGAGGCTGCTGCGGCCGCTGTACGGTTCGGGTTCGAAGACCGAGGGCTGGATCGGATCATCAGCATCGCCCAGGTGGGCAACGACGCCTCCGAACGGATCATGACCAAAGTGGGGATGCATCCGTTCCGTGAGACCGTCAATCCCACCTGCGGGCGGCGAGTACGGGTGTTCGAGTTGTCGTCGGACCGATACCTCAAGAGCACACGTTGA
- a CDS encoding NAD-dependent epimerase/dehydratase family protein, translating to MHVFVAGGSGVLGRRLVPRLVARGHRVTATTTSKAKVRLLDEMGATGVVMDGLDAASVGTAVASAQPDVIVHQMTAISMTHAGKPDIKHPDKWFAITNRLRTEGTDNLLAAAQAAGVPHFVAQGYASWNGEPRGGWVKTETDPPNLMPGTASHPLLLALKEAEDKVLEAGGAVMRYGSFYGPGAMDDQVTLLRKRQYPLVGDGAGYMSWIHLDDAASATVLAVEKKATGTFNVVDDEPAPASQWLPYMAECAGAKKPRRVPVWLARLLAGDQAVVMMTSGRGFSNAKAKRELGWTPHYPSWRQGFKEVLA from the coding sequence ATGCACGTCTTCGTGGCAGGCGGCAGCGGTGTGCTCGGGCGCCGACTGGTGCCCCGGTTGGTGGCTCGCGGCCATCGGGTGACTGCAACAACGACGAGCAAGGCCAAGGTGCGTCTGCTCGACGAGATGGGCGCCACTGGCGTCGTGATGGATGGTCTGGACGCCGCGTCGGTCGGTACCGCGGTAGCGTCGGCGCAACCGGACGTGATCGTGCACCAGATGACCGCGATCTCGATGACGCATGCCGGCAAGCCGGACATCAAGCACCCCGACAAGTGGTTCGCGATCACCAACCGGTTGCGCACCGAGGGGACCGACAACCTGCTTGCCGCTGCCCAGGCCGCCGGCGTCCCCCACTTCGTCGCCCAGGGGTACGCCAGCTGGAACGGCGAGCCCAGGGGTGGCTGGGTCAAGACGGAGACGGACCCGCCCAACCTCATGCCCGGCACCGCCTCTCATCCCCTTCTGCTTGCCTTGAAAGAGGCCGAGGACAAAGTCCTGGAGGCAGGTGGCGCGGTGATGCGTTACGGCTCGTTCTACGGGCCCGGTGCGATGGACGACCAGGTCACGCTCCTGCGCAAGCGGCAGTACCCGCTCGTGGGCGACGGCGCCGGCTACATGTCCTGGATCCACCTCGACGACGCCGCCTCGGCAACCGTGCTTGCCGTGGAGAAGAAGGCAACCGGCACATTCAACGTCGTCGACGACGAGCCCGCACCGGCCAGCCAGTGGCTGCCGTACATGGCGGAGTGCGCCGGGGCGAAGAAGCCGAGGCGCGTGCCGGTGTGGCTTGCCCGCCTGCTGGCCGGGGACCAGGCCGTCGTCATGATGACCTCCGGGCGTGGCTTCTCCAACGCGAAGGCCAAGCGCGAGCTCGGCTGGACGCCGCACTACCCCTCGTGGCGGCAGGGCTTCAAAGAGGTGCTGGCGTGA
- a CDS encoding flavin-containing monooxygenase encodes MATPEIVIVGAGFGGIGMAIQLKRAGLDSFVVLEKDRDLGGTWRANGYPGCACDVPSHLYSYSFALNPDWSRMFSPREEIWEYLRSCVRTYGLQPHLRYGVRVVSMRWDDSAGRWRVETADGEVLTPRVLVSAIGALHVPNYPDVPGRDRFTGRQFHSSEWDSRYDLTGKRVAVIGTGASAVQFVPRIAEQVARMQVFQRTPAWIHPRPDAEITPDRRRLFRSAPLAMRAFRASIYLALELRGLGFAVSPRLMGPMEEMARRHLQRQVTDPELRSRLTPDYTIGCKRILLSSDYYPALTCPNVELVTNPITEITEHGILTRDGTSYDVDAIVYGTGFRVTSALLDQRIVGRAGLTLQDAWADGVTAYHGITVAGFPNLFMLLGPNTGLAHTSVVFMIETQVRHIMSCLQMLRRSGAEVVEVEAAAQRRFTAMLRRRLDRAVWSTGGCTSWYLDDQGVNRTLWPGFSFEYWARTRRARRSDYRLSRAA; translated from the coding sequence ATGGCCACGCCGGAGATCGTCATCGTCGGCGCGGGGTTCGGCGGCATCGGCATGGCGATCCAGCTGAAGAGGGCAGGCCTGGACTCCTTCGTCGTACTCGAGAAGGACCGGGACCTCGGCGGCACCTGGCGGGCCAACGGCTATCCCGGCTGCGCCTGCGACGTGCCATCCCACTTGTACTCCTACTCCTTCGCGCTCAACCCCGACTGGTCGCGGATGTTCTCTCCGCGCGAGGAGATCTGGGAGTACCTGCGCTCGTGCGTACGGACCTACGGTCTCCAACCGCACCTTCGCTACGGCGTCCGCGTGGTGTCGATGCGGTGGGACGACTCCGCCGGGCGCTGGCGGGTCGAGACGGCCGACGGTGAGGTGCTCACGCCGCGGGTGCTGGTGTCGGCGATCGGGGCACTGCACGTACCCAACTATCCCGACGTGCCGGGCCGCGACAGGTTCACCGGCCGGCAGTTCCACTCCTCGGAGTGGGACTCCCGCTACGACCTGACGGGCAAGCGGGTCGCGGTGATCGGCACCGGTGCCAGTGCCGTGCAGTTCGTCCCGCGGATCGCCGAGCAGGTGGCCCGGATGCAGGTCTTCCAGCGCACACCTGCCTGGATCCATCCCCGGCCCGACGCCGAGATCACGCCGGACCGGCGCCGGCTGTTCCGATCGGCACCGCTCGCGATGCGGGCCTTCCGGGCCTCGATCTACCTCGCGCTGGAGCTTCGCGGACTGGGCTTCGCCGTGAGCCCGAGGCTGATGGGTCCGATGGAGGAGATGGCCCGGCGACACCTGCAGCGCCAGGTCACCGACCCCGAGCTGCGGTCCCGGCTGACGCCCGACTACACCATCGGCTGCAAGCGAATCCTGCTGTCGTCGGACTACTATCCGGCGCTCACCTGCCCGAACGTCGAACTCGTCACCAACCCGATCACCGAGATCACCGAGCACGGCATCCTCACCCGCGACGGCACGTCGTACGACGTCGACGCCATCGTCTACGGCACCGGTTTCCGCGTCACCTCGGCGCTGCTCGACCAGCGGATCGTCGGCCGCGCCGGGTTGACCCTGCAGGACGCCTGGGCCGACGGCGTGACCGCGTACCACGGGATCACGGTCGCGGGATTCCCGAACCTGTTCATGCTCCTCGGCCCCAACACCGGTCTCGCGCACACCTCCGTGGTGTTCATGATCGAGACGCAGGTCAGGCACATCATGAGCTGCCTGCAGATGCTGCGGCGGAGCGGCGCCGAGGTCGTCGAGGTCGAGGCCGCAGCACAACGACGGTTCACCGCGATGCTCCGGCGTCGCCTCGACCGGGCGGTGTGGAGTACCGGCGGCTGCACCAGCTGGTATCTCGACGATCAAGGCGTCAACCGCACGCTCTGGCCGGGCTTCTCGTTCGAGTACTGGGCCCGCACCCGGCGCGCCAGGCGATCCGACTACCGGCTCAGCCGAGCAGCCTGA
- a CDS encoding alpha/beta fold hydrolase, with protein sequence MVSLAYHRQGSGPPLVLLHGLGHRRQGWDPVVPLLAERHDVVAVDLPGFGASPACGGARWREDLSVAVAEFTADLGLDRPHVAGNSLGGALALELAAAGQVASATALAPAGFWTTWERRWALALLHTLRSVAFLPDPVLGAAARSARVRTLAYGLLVGRPDRLTAELVLADALAMRSGPAFRAVARHGRDYAPRGKPRCPVTVAWGTHDRLLLHRQAARARALLPDARHVDLPGCGHSPMNDDPELVASVICQTTGTEDRR encoded by the coding sequence GTGGTGAGTCTGGCCTACCACCGGCAGGGCAGCGGCCCGCCGCTGGTGCTGCTGCACGGCCTGGGGCATCGTCGGCAGGGCTGGGACCCCGTGGTTCCGCTGCTCGCCGAGAGGCACGACGTCGTGGCGGTCGACCTTCCGGGGTTCGGCGCGTCACCGGCCTGCGGCGGTGCACGCTGGCGCGAGGACCTCTCCGTGGCAGTTGCGGAGTTCACCGCCGACCTCGGCCTCGACCGCCCGCACGTCGCAGGTAACAGTCTCGGTGGTGCGCTCGCGTTGGAGCTCGCCGCCGCGGGCCAGGTGGCGTCCGCGACTGCCCTGGCGCCGGCCGGTTTCTGGACCACCTGGGAACGCCGCTGGGCGCTCGCTCTGCTCCACACCCTTCGTTCGGTCGCCTTCCTGCCCGACCCGGTGCTGGGCGCCGCCGCCCGCTCGGCCCGGGTCCGCACGCTGGCGTACGGCCTTCTGGTCGGACGCCCCGACCGGCTCACGGCCGAGCTGGTCCTCGCCGACGCACTCGCGATGCGGTCCGGCCCGGCGTTCCGGGCAGTCGCGCGGCACGGACGCGACTACGCCCCGCGCGGCAAACCCCGGTGTCCCGTGACGGTGGCGTGGGGCACCCACGACCGACTGCTCCTCCACCGCCAGGCTGCCAGGGCCCGTGCCCTGCTGCCCGACGCCCGGCACGTCGACCTGCCCGGCTGCGGCCACTCTCCGATGAACGACGATCCGGAACTGGTCGCGTCCGTCATCTGCCAGACGACGGGGACGGAGGACAGGCGGTGA
- a CDS encoding WhiB family transcriptional regulator produces the protein MHGRGVRSMPNRRRAVPGGRNNTARRAAAWTRWHEYAACVGQPSGLFYGRESETAAERVAREQTALAVCERCPVRRQCRAHAMTLPETYGVWGGTTEAHRRKSRHWSKGQPFDTSGRAS, from the coding sequence ATGCACGGGCGAGGAGTGCGAAGCATGCCCAACCGAAGAAGGGCCGTGCCAGGCGGACGAAACAACACCGCACGGCGCGCGGCGGCGTGGACCCGCTGGCACGAGTACGCCGCCTGTGTGGGCCAGCCATCAGGGTTGTTCTACGGCCGGGAATCCGAAACCGCCGCCGAACGCGTCGCCAGGGAGCAAACAGCACTGGCTGTCTGCGAACGCTGCCCGGTCCGCCGCCAATGCCGGGCCCACGCGATGACTCTGCCCGAGACGTACGGGGTGTGGGGCGGCACCACCGAGGCACACCGTAGGAAGAGCAGACACTGGTCCAAGGGACAACCGTTCGACACCAGCGGGCGCGCGTCGTGA
- a CDS encoding VanZ family protein yields MSHSPAPSAPVRRTRTIVLVGLAVLGLAGATFALRRPLMMAAPTCMAGRWHGCFDTENGVVLMMVVGLPLAALVTWLLAWRRSAVGVTSAWRMSLAEVGMVYATVPFVWMTMMPGPGAGIVPGRVSLVPLRDLATMGPLGIGGNLLIFAGLGLFAPMRFRALASVPRVLALGVGCSVLVETAQYVLRLDRVSSVDDVLVNAAGAVLAGLASRHWWRTTAEVPSAEQDDVRERGVRARSR; encoded by the coding sequence ATGAGCCACAGCCCTGCCCCGTCAGCGCCGGTCCGCCGTACGCGCACGATCGTGCTCGTCGGCCTGGCGGTTCTCGGCCTTGCGGGCGCGACTTTCGCCCTTCGGCGGCCGCTCATGATGGCCGCACCGACGTGCATGGCCGGGCGGTGGCACGGTTGCTTCGACACCGAGAACGGTGTGGTGTTGATGATGGTGGTCGGGCTGCCGTTGGCCGCGCTGGTGACATGGCTCCTGGCGTGGCGTCGAAGCGCCGTGGGCGTGACGTCTGCGTGGCGGATGTCGCTGGCTGAGGTTGGCATGGTCTACGCAACGGTGCCGTTCGTGTGGATGACCATGATGCCGGGCCCGGGGGCCGGCATCGTTCCCGGTCGGGTGAGCCTGGTCCCGCTGCGCGACCTCGCCACGATGGGTCCGCTCGGAATCGGGGGCAACCTCCTGATCTTCGCGGGACTCGGGCTCTTCGCCCCGATGCGTTTCCGAGCGCTGGCATCGGTACCCCGAGTCCTGGCGCTCGGGGTGGGCTGCTCCGTCCTGGTCGAGACCGCCCAGTACGTTCTGCGGCTGGACCGGGTCTCCTCCGTGGACGACGTACTGGTCAACGCCGCCGGCGCCGTACTGGCCGGGCTGGCGTCGCGCCACTGGTGGCGCACCACGGCAGAGGTGCCGTCGGCCGAGCAAGACGATGTGCGGGAACGCGGCGTACGGGCGCGCTCCCGCTGA
- a CDS encoding respiratory nitrate reductase subunit gamma, translating to MYDRTGRGVHVRSWSTPPPATWPTVWPCCRNTVPRGRTAATPRLVHAFTAPVGYLFRPYIVYRSRSPPGRQPAPAPPTPAIAGKRPGRPRHARQPQVAFQPALTSFRTARNVKAQLPASTGGPTPVWGSAASASEASTRTNGFWPGCVGRWRPPAAGPAPS from the coding sequence ATGTATGACAGAACCGGCCGTGGGGTGCACGTGCGGTCCTGGAGTACGCCGCCACCGGCGACGTGGCCGACGGTCTGGCCCTGTTGCAGGAACACCGTGCCCCGGGGTCGAACTGCTGCGACTCCCCGCCTGGTGCACGCCTTCACCGCACCGGTCGGCTACCTCTTCCGCCCCTACATCGTCTACCGCTCGCGTTCGCCCCCGGGGCGCCAACCCGCTCCGGCTCCGCCCACGCCGGCGATCGCAGGGAAGCGTCCGGGCCGCCCAAGGCATGCCCGGCAACCCCAGGTCGCATTCCAGCCTGCGTTGACGTCTTTCCGGACGGCCCGGAATGTCAAGGCGCAGTTGCCTGCGTCGACGGGCGGCCCCACGCCGGTGTGGGGCAGTGCGGCTAGCGCTTCTGAAGCTTCGACACGAACGAACGGATTCTGGCCTGGTTGCGTGGGTCGCTGGCGGCCGCCTGCAGCCGGTCCTGCGCCTTCTTGA